DNA from Cystobacter fuscus DSM 2262:
TTGAGCTCGTGGCTCGCCACCCCGAGGAAGTCGTCGCGCAGCTGCACCGCCGCCTGCGACGCCGCGTACAGCCGCGCGTTGTCCACCGCGAGCCCCGCGCGCCGGCCCAGATCCTCGGCGAGCCGCACGTCCGCCTCGTCGTAGCGCCGCCCTGACTCCGAGTGGGCGAGGATGAGCACACCCAGCAGCTTTCCGCGCGCCACCAGCGGCACCGCGAGGAAGGAGCGCAACCCCAACTGCCGCGCCATCCCCAGCCGCTCCGGGTCGCCTTCCGTCGCGGCGACGAGCATGTCTTCCGAGACGTCCGGCACCCACGAGGTCTCGCCGGTGCGCAGCACGTGGGGCACCCCATACCGGGCCTTCAGGTTGAGGGCGTAGCGGCGGGCGATCTCCCAGGCGAGCCGCACCTTCGCCGGATCGGTGTGGCTCACCGCGAGCCGACGCAGCGAGCCGTCCTCCTCCAGCATGTCCACGCAGCACCAGTCCGCGAGCGTGGGCACCGCGAGCCGTGCCACCTGTTGCAGCGTGGCCTCGGCCTCCAGCGTGCTGCCCAGCAGCGCGCTCGCCTCGGCGAGGAAGCGGTGGGCGTCGCGGGTGCGGCGCGCGTCGTCGATGTCCGTGGCCGTGCCGAACCACTTGAGGGGGCGGCCGTCCGGCTCGCGCATGCAGGTGGCGCGGGTGAGGAACCACCGGTAGGCGCCGTCCGCGCGGCGGATGCGGTACTCCACCTCGTAGGGCTCGCCGGTGTGCACGCTGTGCGTCCAGCGCCGCTGGGTCTCGTCGAGATCCTCGGGGTGGATGAGCTGCGTCCACGAGTTGCCCAGCGCCGCCGCTTCCTCCCGGCCGATGTAGCGGGTGAGCACCTGGTTCACGTAGTCGAGCTGCCCGTCGGCGCGGGCGGTCCACACCACCTGGGGCATGGACTCGGCGAGCGTGCGGAACTCCTGCTCGCGCTTTTGAAGGGCGCGCTCCGCCTCCTTGAGCGCGGAGATGTCCTGGAAGGTGACCACCCCCACGGCGGGGCTGCCCTCCATGGCGGGCACCTGCGAGGACTCCACCAGGATGGCGGTGCTGCCGCGCGGAGTGTCCAGCAGCATCTGTAGCCCGCTCACGCTCTCGCCGCGCGCCGTGCGGGCCGAGGCCATCTGCTCGGACGGAATGGGGGTGCCATCCAGGTGGCGCACGGTGACGATGCGGTCGTACTCGGCGCGCGTCTCGGGCCGCGGATAGGTTCCCCCCCACATCTGGTCCGCCGCCGCGTTGGCGAAGGTGAAGCGTCCACTGCCGCGCTCCACCAACACCAGCGGGACGGGGATCCGATGCAGGACGGCCTCGAGCCAGTGCTGCTGCGCGATGAGGCGCTCGTTGAGGGACTCCGCGTGTTGCTGTGCCCGCACCTGGGCCGTGACATCCAGGAAGAGCGCGCCCACGGCCACGACGGCGCCGTCCTCGCCCCGCACGGGGAAGTAGTTCACCATCACGTGGCGCCGCTCACCGGTGTGCGCGAAGTCCACGTACGTGGGCAGCCCCATCAGGGTCTCGCCCGTTCGCAGCACGTGCTCCACGCGCTGCTGGATGCGGGCGGACTCCTCCAGGGGCGATACCTCGCGCACGGTGCGCCCCACCACCTGCTCCGGGGAGCGGCCGATGGCGTGGGCGATCCACGCGTTGCAGCGCACGTAGCGCAGCTCGCGGTCCACCAGCGTCATGCCCACGGGCGCGGCCGCCAGCAGCGCGTCCACCAGGGGCAGGGGCCCCACCGCGCGCTGCACCTCCTGCACCGCCGCCTGCACGCGTGCCGCGCTCTCGCGCTCCAGCAGCTCGCGCTCGCGCCGGCGCATCTCGGCCTCCTCGCGCTGCAACTGCCGGCCACGGCGGTAGAGGTCCACGAAGACGCCCACCTTCGCGCGCAGGATGTCCGGATCATAGGGCTTGACGATGTAGTCCACCGCCCCGTGTGCGTAGCCCTCGAGGATCGCCCCCTCGTCGCGGCTCACGGCGCTGAGGAAGAGGATGGGCGTGGCGGCCGAGCGCTTGCGTTGTTTGATGAGCGTCGCCGTCTCCAGCCCGCTCAGCCCCGGCATCTGCACGTCCAGCAGCACCGCGGCGAAGTCCTCGGAGAGCATCGCCTTGAGCGCCTCCTCTCCGGACGTCACCTTCACCAGGGGCTGGCCCAGCGGCGCGAGCACCGCCTCGAGCGCGATCAGGTTGGGGGGGTAGTCGTCCACCAGCAGCAGCGGGGCGGGCGGCAAGGGGGCGGAAGAGGAGGTGGGCACGGAGGGCACGCGCGGGCGGGGGCAGAGGGAGAACCTCGCACAGAAGCGCCCCAGGCGCGCGGGTCCGCGTGGAGGGGCGGTCTGGCTCCAGACGGTCCTCTAACGCCGAGTCGCGCGCGACCCCCGAGGTGCGTCCTGCTCGCTCGGGGTACGACCCGTTAGCAGGGAGGGCGAGCGTCCAAGGGCCTCCTGGGGTAGGCGCCCACGCTTCGGCCAGGACCATTCCTCGGGGAAGCAGTGTCAGGTTTCGCACGGCGGGCCCGGTGGCTGCCTGTCAAGCAGGACACCCCGTGAAGCCCTCTCCCCCCTCACCCAGGGTGGACCCAGGTTGGAGATGGCGTTGATGAAAACGCCATTGCAAGACAACCACGATGGAACGCGGGGTGGATGCCTCATGAAGAAACAAATCCTGATGCTGAGTCTCTGTGGTCTGATGGGGTTCCTGGGGGCCGGGTGCGGCGGCGCGACGGAGGAGCCGGCACCACAGGCGAGTGAGCAGTCTCCCGCCGGAGGACAACCGGAAGCCGTTCCACCCGCTGATGACTCCCAGGGGGCCTCGACCGCGGGTGAAGATGGCGGGGTGACGGCGATGGCCAAGAATTGTCAAACCACCTGTACCGGCCATAACAGCAGCGGCGCGACGTGTGGGGTCGTCGGCTTCGGCTCCACCACCTTCCTGGGCGGCTGCACCAAGGCCTGCAGGTTCGCGAGGCAGGACGCCGACACGAA
Protein-coding regions in this window:
- a CDS encoding PAS domain S-box protein encodes the protein MPTSSSAPLPPAPLLLVDDYPPNLIALEAVLAPLGQPLVKVTSGEEALKAMLSEDFAAVLLDVQMPGLSGLETATLIKQRKRSAATPILFLSAVSRDEGAILEGYAHGAVDYIVKPYDPDILRAKVGVFVDLYRRGRQLQREEAEMRRRERELLERESAARVQAAVQEVQRAVGPLPLVDALLAAAPVGMTLVDRELRYVRCNAWIAHAIGRSPEQVVGRTVREVSPLEESARIQQRVEHVLRTGETLMGLPTYVDFAHTGERRHVMVNYFPVRGEDGAVVAVGALFLDVTAQVRAQQHAESLNERLIAQQHWLEAVLHRIPVPLVLVERGSGRFTFANAAADQMWGGTYPRPETRAEYDRIVTVRHLDGTPIPSEQMASARTARGESVSGLQMLLDTPRGSTAILVESSQVPAMEGSPAVGVVTFQDISALKEAERALQKREQEFRTLAESMPQVVWTARADGQLDYVNQVLTRYIGREEAAALGNSWTQLIHPEDLDETQRRWTHSVHTGEPYEVEYRIRRADGAYRWFLTRATCMREPDGRPLKWFGTATDIDDARRTRDAHRFLAEASALLGSTLEAEATLQQVARLAVPTLADWCCVDMLEEDGSLRRLAVSHTDPAKVRLAWEIARRYALNLKARYGVPHVLRTGETSWVPDVSEDMLVAATEGDPERLGMARQLGLRSFLAVPLVARGKLLGVLILAHSESGRRYDEADVRLAEDLGRRAGLAVDNARLYAASQAAVQLRDDFLGVASHELKTPLTPIQLKVQALQRRVSAEPEGVLPARQVGAVLDVVSTQTRKLSVLVSGLLDVSRISTGRLELHLEPVDLSALVREVAHAFEAEAAKADCALRLRLAEAPVVGRWDRLRLEQVVTNLLTNALKYGAGRPVEVTLATVDGRALLGVRDEGIGIAAEAQARIFEKFERAVSDRHYGGLGLGLYITREIVRALGGGVSVESEPERGALFTVSLPLRS